The following proteins are encoded in a genomic region of Brachypodium distachyon strain Bd21 chromosome 1, Brachypodium_distachyon_v3.0, whole genome shotgun sequence:
- the LOC100838353 gene encoding putative F-box/LRR-repeat protein At3g28410, producing MADKRRKTAEALHGAITNSKRPRLQLSDLPMDVLCSVLSQLPMEEAVKTSILSCQWKYIWCHQTSLNFNCKTIMPRVAWSTREAVRQEFIKRVNAVLRQRNGAGVEKMNIRFDLDDRHAADVDRWVNLAIASKTKVLTLELWLDSPAIVYRLRVSDPERMEPYNFPFQLFDECNGSHLRSLHLSTVSLKLPTNFKGFLNLKKLYLSGVSITDEDLGHFVSKCSVLEFLGVLFCTMLETLTIPHSANQLKHLQIRCCPLLHKVRLNYSLKMLVYKGPVTYFVSDRTSSLTDACINLLDVRTSLKHLFAELSGSTSCPKSVATKCRDLERSIPPRSSTCFLGLRHVKLEVTILVSSESGTDVLDLGHLLKAAPSMEKLELHMWMRRKHKPYCRDDGDLRILPAHPHSHLKLVHITGFYGHKDQLELADHILRNCVVLEEMKVDPRVAIEKLSTSEDEYEESRNLDGLRVASEFLHDADRHGALTVSLSLPRPKVTMIWI from the exons ATGGCAGATAAAAGGAGAAAAACTGCAGAAGCGCTGCATGGAGCCATCACCAACAGTAAGCGACCAAGGCTTCAATTGAGTGACCTTCCTATG GATGTTTTGTGTTCTGTCTTATCACAATTGCCAATGGAAGAGGCTGTAAAGACAAGCATATTGTCATGTCAGTGGAAATATATTTGGTGTCACCAGACAAGTTTAAATTTCAATTGTAAAACAATTATGCCACGTGTAGCCTGGTCTACAAGGGAAGCTGTTCGGCAGGAGTTCATAAAGAGAGTTAATGCAGTCCTGAGGCAACGCAATGGTGCAGGGGTTGAGAAAATGAACATCCGATTTGATCTTGATGATAGACATGCAGCTGATGTTGATAGATGGGTAAACCTTGCAATTGCATCAAAGACAAAGGTACTTACCCTTGAATTGTGGTTAGACTCTCCGGCCATAGTCTACAGGCTTCGGGTATCGGATCCTGAAAGAATGGAACCATATAACTTCCCTTTTCAGCTTTTTGATGAATGTAATGGCTCACACCTCCGATCTCTGCATCTTAGTACTGTTTCTCTGAAGCTTCCAACTAATTTCAAGGGCTTTCTCAACCTAAAGAAGCTTTACTTAAGTGGTGTGAGTATTACTGATGAAGATCTTGGGCATTTCGTGTCCAAATGCAGTGTTCTGGAGTTTCTTGGAGTGCTCTTTTGTACAATGCTTGAAACTTTAACAATACCTCATTCTGCGAACCAGCTTAAACATTTGCAAATCAGATGTTGTCCCTTACTTCATAAGGTACGGTTAAATTATAGCCTCAAAATGCTTGTATACAAAGGTCCGGTAACATATTTTGTATCGGATCGAACTTCGAGCCTAACAGATGCGTGTATTAATCTACTGGATGTCCGTACTTCCCTTAAACATCTCTTCGCTGAACTATCTGGTTCTACAAGCTGCCCCAAGAGTGTAGCAACGAAATGCAGAGATCTTGAG AGGTCTATTCCACCCAGAAGCTCCACATGTTTTCTTGGGCTTCGACATGTGAAATTGGAAGTGACCATTTTGGTCTCTTCAGAGAGTGGAACTGATGTCCTTGACCTTGGACATCTCCTGAAGGCTGCTCCTTCGATGGAAAAGCTGGAGTTGCAT ATGTGGATGAGACGTAAACACAAGCCATACTGCCGTGACGATGGTGATCTAAGGATTCTTCCTGCACACCCGCACTCCCATCTCAAACTGGTTCATATCACTGGATTTTATGGCCACAAAGATCAACTGGAGCTGGCAGATCATATCCTCAGGAACTGTGTCGTGCTCGAGGAGATGAAGGTAGACCCAAGGGTGGCCATAGAGAAGCTATCAACATCAGAAGATGAGTACGAGGAATCTCGCAACCTTGATGGGCTTCGAGTCGCGTCTGAATTTCTTCATGACGCGGACCGCCATGGAGCCTTGACCGTGTCCCTGTCTTTACCACGGCCAAAGGTCACAATGATCTGGATATAG
- the LOC100838962 gene encoding uncharacterized protein LOC100838962 — protein sequence MTTTTTAAATTATSSPMVLSLLLFASLTALLVLAPRVQQPLAPRPLLGGEQAPPAAEGSYAADLDTGAVGAEEDGADDLALFRRVTLDSGEGATAAAGAAPKVAFLFLTNSDLTFAPLWERFFSGHGSLLNVYVHADPASRLRLPPTPSFRGRFVAAKPTRRGDPSLIAAARRLLAAALLDDPANAYFALLSQHCVPLHSFPYLHATLFPATAAHHHRLPSYIEVLADEPQMLGRYEARGGEGAMLPEVPFARFRIGSQFFTLARRHAVLVVRERRLWRKFREPCLPESRLHSCYPEEHYFPTLLDMADPAGVARYTLTRVNWTGSFEGHPHRYAAPEVTPRLVAELRRSNGSDYEHMFARKFAPDCLGPLLAMADSVIFKD from the coding sequence atgacgacgacgacgacggcagcggcgacaACGGCGACGTCGTCGCCGATGGTGCTGTCGCTGCTCCTCTTCGCGTCGCTCACGGCGCTGCTGGTGCTCGCCCCGCGCGTGCAGCAGCCGCTGGCGCCGAGGCCCTTGCTCGGGGGCGAGCAAGCGCCCCCCGCCGCGGAGGGGAGCTACGCCGCTGATCTGGACACCGGCGCCGTgggagcggaggaggacggcgcggACGACCTGGCGCTGTTCCGCCGCGTCACTCTCGACTCCGGCGAGGGCGctaccgcggcggcgggggcggcgcccAAGGTGGCGTTCCTGTTCCTCACCAACTCCGACCTCACCTTCGCGCCGCTCTGGGAGCGCTTCTTCTCCGGCCACGGGAGCCTCCTCAACGTCTACGTCCACGCCGACCCGGcctcccgcctccgccttccCCCGACGCCCTCCTTCCGCGGCCGCTTCGTCGCCGCCAAGCCGACCCGCCGCGGGGACCCGAGCCTCATCGCCgcggcgcgccgcctcctcgccgccgccctcctcgacGACCCGGCCAACGCCTACTTCGCGCTCCTCTCCCAGCACTGCGTCCCGCTCCACTCCTTCCCCTACCTCCACGCAACCCTCTTCCCCGCTACCGCCgcgcaccaccaccgcctgcCGAGCTACATCGAGGTGCTCGCCGACGAGCCCCAGATGCTCGGCCGCTacgaggcgcgcggcggcgagggcgccaTGCTCCCGGAGGTGCCCTTCGCCCGGTTCCGGATCGGGTCCCAGTTCTTCACCCTGGCCCGCCGCCACGCCGTGCTCGTCGTCCGGGAGCGCCGGCTTTGGCGCAAGTTCAGGGAGCCATGCCTCCCGGAGTCGAGGCTCCACTCGTGCTACCCGGAGGAGCACTACTTCCCCACGCTGCTCGACATGGCCGACCCGGCCGGCGTCGCGAGGTACACGCTGACCAGAGTCAACTGGACCGGCAGCTTCGAGGGACACCCGCACAGGTACGCCGCGCCGGAGGTGACGCCGCGGCTCGTCGCCGAGCTCCGGAGGTCTAATGGCTCGGATTACGAGCACATGTTCGCCCGCAAGTTCGCGCCCGACTGCCTCGGCCCGCTCCTGGCCATGGCCGACTCCGTCATCTTCAAAGATTGA